The DNA region AACACCTATGTGCTAATAACTTCTGATAGGTttgccaaattttcaatcattcaatTATTCATAATAAGCGCCCCACcacgcatttttcaaaaaaaatcggctGAAATGCCtatatttcgaaaacattattttttacggattttacaattCCTCAGGATCTTTTCAATACAACTTAGTTATGTTGAAAGGgtatcaaaatgatttttttttttttttatactggacataaaaatgAACATTTCGATCATGGTAGTCATTGAATAACAATTTATGAAATAgaataagttttaaaaacttttcaatgttctttgtcatattggtcatgtgtaacataaccaccatAACTAGCTTTACAAattagtatggagatcggaaggaactgCCACTTAATTATAATAAACTGTAAATAAATGTTAAGACAATTTAAGTTGAGTTCGATTGGTTTCAGCGGCCGTTAtatacaccgaccaacaaaatttctgcgcagactcaactcaagggaagcatgaactttggggtccccagaatcacgtgcactttgaatttttcaaaaatagttagtcTGGACCGGATggttttttcacgtttttttccaaagtttgtatggagaattagtgccATTCCATTCGGCCCAgtctaactatttttgaaaaattcaaagtgcacgtgattCTGGGGACTCAAAACTTTATGCTTCCCCTTGAGTTGAGCCTgtgcagtcatttttgtcatttatttTGTAGGACAGTGATATTATTAAGcttgaaaataaacatgcactggacaaaaaaatgtatgtgtaATGTATACGAGCTTATTGTACTTCTTCAAAACGagaagaagtttttttaaaaaaggtcataaaacaaaaaaattgtgttttggttttttaaaccgccttgagtcagtggtattaaacaaaaacgaaacagcaaaaaattaaaattttgtttattggacctttttaaaaaatactccagaAGTGTGTGTTTTTAATGGTCATGTCTTATGTTTCCTGCAGAATTAGTTGAACTGTTTAGTCGTTGCGATCTTCATCACTGTACGTTCTGCATTAAGTCTTCTCGGCTAGCATCCAGCAACCGGCGTAGGTTTCACGGTGGGCACGATTTGTTTCGGTTGTGCCTTTCGTGCAGGCGAGGCTATCATCCCGTAGGTAATCCGGGTGCAAGGCAGGGTCCTTACGTTCCATAACGTGGGACAACATTTTTCGCCTGGACTCGCTGATGTCGAGGGTGGTTTTTGGCTGTGGAGGATGCGCATTGCGGAAGCTGTGGTGACAGGCTTTGGGGAATCTGCGGATGATGTCTTCTCGCTGCCGAGGACGTCGTCATTGTTGTTGGAAGTATACGCGTCCAGACTGGTCAGGGCCGACGGGTTGCTGGAAGGCTTCTGGGCGGTGCAGCGGATTCGTCCTCGTCGGTCACCGTTCGGCAGCAGGCGCTGGTAATCCGCGGTCACTGTGGTGTGTCCTGGTCCATTTTAGAATCTTGACAGTCACCGTTTCCCAGTCGCGGCCCAAACTCGAGCTGGGATGATGCTCCAGCTGCTGCCGGATCAACTCTGTTTGGCGGTTGCTCCTGGAAATGCGGTGGAGATTAACAAGTATAACAGCTGATAAACCATCGTGTGCCAATTCCATTACCAATTTGCGAATGTAACTATCGTCCTTGTACAGCAACACGTTCTACGGCTTGATGTCCGTGTGGATGAGGTAATCGAGACCCTCTAACACTTGCCGGACGGTGGACTTTTCGTTCGGCAGTGGAATTCCTCGGTAGTTGCTCTTCAGGAAAAACTTCGGCAAGCTGTGCcccaactcttcaaacaccagaCAGATGTGCGTCCCCTTGATGCCCGTTATCCTGAAGTCGTTCAGCAGTGCACCGTCTTGTTTCGCTTCTGATCGGCGTTCCGCATCAATCTGAATCTCGTCCTTGGCCGTATTGGTCAATTGCTGTGacgatttgacaatcttcagcCTTACGTACCGCCTTTCGTCAAGGTCCCAGCTTAGCCACACCATCAAAAAGTGACCCCACCTGAGATGACCGACCACTGAAGGCAACAATTCGCCCCACTACAACGGATGTTAACTCCGCGGCCAACCCGCGGCAGTAATCCTCCCACGCCTCCTGCTTATAATCGTCACTAGGTATATCCCGCACCATCCTCGTCCAACAACCGATCGTCTCCGTTGAGCTTAAGTTCTTGCTTATTCCGGAAGAATACTGTTTTTGATTGTCATGTTGTCGCTCTAGCCGCCGCCGACGATACCGAACTATCTTATTATCCGGAGATTGctggccaccaccaccacctgctgctgctgccgccgcgGCCGCTGCCTGTTGTTTGGTAGCTTCTTTTGTTTGGATCTTTAGCACACGCCTATTCGCGTCggatttttgtttatcttttgctGCTCTGACTACCCCGTAAAAATGACAGGTTTCCGTCTGACGACACACCAATCGGAATCATGTTACACCaaacccccgattacgctcaggcgttacgctttgtatttcgtcgatttctctggaatggcgcaactttttaaagcaatttatacgtcttgtgcagatttacaaattgctttcaaaagaatgcaaaaatgttgcgtcattccagagaaatcgacgaaacacaaggcgtaacgcctgagcgtaatcgggggttCACGTGTACCATAATCAGCCGATTTAGTTGGGATGCGTTAAGTTTTTAGTCGCCCTTTGAATAGACCGATAAATAACCGATTCCGTTGAACTTCGTCGGTCGATTTCGACAACCAATATTCTACAGAAGTCGGTTGGCCGTTGTGTTGGCCGAAACCACCCAACGAAACCCGANNNNNNNNNNNNNNNNNNNNNNNNNNNNNNNNNNNNNNNNNNNNNNNNNNNNNNNNNNNNNNNNNNNNNNNNNNNNNNNNNNNNNNNNNNNNNNNNNNNNTTTTGTAAGGATTTGTTCCAATCTAATTCTAAAAACTATAGCTTTCGAAATAATGAGCAACGATCGTAGGATGCATCATGATACAGTCCagcctcgattatctgaagtgtggattatccgaagttcgattatccgaaggtttgtttgggacttcaaataatcaaattaggaccaaaaatttttattttcattttttttcttgcttataacatcaaatttgagttctgtgaccccattttaagtcgaatttgaatatttgattgcgttttcaataaaaaaaatacattttattaaatgtctaagcaccgccattttggccgccatcttgaatataaAAACTCTAAATcgttttagagtagtttatgggtcatacttaagctcgacaatcaaaaattggacagcgaaaaacatattttttcgtgattcgattatccgaagattagAGTATTCAAAGTGAAAtctttccgaggccttcggataatcgagtctggactgtattcacatacagtccagattcgattatccgaaacctcgattatccgatgtttcgattatccaaacaaaaaaaatatcatctcCATTattgccgccatcttggatttaaaaaattctaaatatcttTAGAATAGTTTAAGgctcatacacagaaaaaaaagttgaattttggaatgttgaaaatttggtaggttgaatattacctcttttttgagtaatattacataaaaaatgtgtaaaaatgtgaacctgatgaatattcataaaaaactgataaaaattcattattttctggggtaaaatttattatttattttgccacaaaatctgtcaccatttcctgatgaatattaccatcatttttttttctgtgtaccaaagctcgacaatcaaaaataagacaacaaaaaaataattgtgaaaCGATTGTCCGAAGTGAATTTAtgcaaggccttcggataatcgagtccggACTGTATAACTGAAACAAATCGAAATTGGAATAAAACTGATcacaattaattttatttttgcaattccgtcgtgaaactacttacttttcctgtcattcttgaacgacgaaatatcctacttttctgaaccaaaaataacagaatcgaatagcaacacttttcagcacttgtttcgaaaagtaacacttttcaacattttttgatttaaacgatttattgacaaaatacatgaaaatttgacataaaattttactaagtgtgtgtttttttgtaattgcaaaaaatgttgtatggaactcgttgcaaaacttgattttttcagcactcttcgtatttatccaactcggtgaacctcgttggataaatgtacgactcgtgctgaaaaaatcctctttttgcaacttgttgcataaactacaattATAGAAATAAGATAACTAGAAATCAAATCGTATATGAACCAAAAACATTCACTGTTTGGAATGGAATTAATCTATTTCAGTTTCGAAAAGTACAGACATCCCACATATTTTggacagtttacagatcggccaatgttcaaaaaatcatagaaaacctataattgaacataatgatttgcttccAGTTtaatgtgaaagcttttcttgttaTCCTTTAATTGATGTAGAgtggggagagtggggagacttgatccccggggacattTGATCTCAAGCcagtatctcgtcagcatgtgggtaaaacaattagctttgttctagaaagttgtgcgaaattgagtaaaactcattgtagaacacaaagaaaaaaaatgtttagattgagttacacacatttttctaaaaagtgctgcaaaaaacttccaatagatcttttttctttgttttgatatatatagaaaacactcaaaaattattcaaaaaaatattttttatacatgaattgtttgataaacatatcaactccaaaactcttacgcatttgacgttaaatttatcgtcatactatttttacaatcaattgtttaaaaaagtgcatttagggagacttgatccctgcatttttacagtcactggaatcagcctcaagattaaataattgggctgggttttcgtacatagttttcttaagtatagttgtacataacttactgcaatttgaaccatttttttaagttttgtaaacaaaaattacaagcttttgtaaacatgctaaattttggtctaaaaatgacaatttcatgtttttaaatattttgcatgctaaacttgttatattttgagcaCAAACGTACATGTTTAATGTGTAATTGCTGTAACttgaagaaaattaaaagtttggatgaataagaaacattttgcttaagatttcttcaaaatgttgaaagggggatcaaattacccccaacattttgaaaatgccggtttaagatattttttaaaactccttggcatgattcgaagagtttttctgatgaaatacccttatcagccaaacatagttgaatgtttaagctttcaattcatgcaaaaagttcatagttttgtgaaaaattgacagagttatgtgcgatacaaaaaaggggatcaagtcttcccactctcccctatgtatctaccaactgttttttttttgtttagattttatatcaagttttttaagAATAACACTGACCCTTTGAAATCCCTTTGTAAACAAACACTGGTTctttccaggagtacatattgtttacaaaaaaatgactttgcatacaaaaaccaatgaaactcaagcttagtgaagATTTATTAAtggtttgaaaacttttttggaaatatcagTTAAGTCATCGTCACatttatggaacaggcaatttggaggcagcgTTTTGCTGCtttagtcttgaaatgaagctTTTTGAACTGCTTGTACAAGTGGAAAAGTAAGAGAATGTCtcaataaaggtcctaaaaatagtagggttgacagaaaagatgcatttgacATGCTAtggacaaattttcaaaatacgaTTTCTTACAGTTGAACAACGAAAAAATGGCAGAGGTTGTAGCTAAAActgtattaatttttttaaatagtgtcatTCCAGCAAAGACGAAAACTTTCAATCAAGATCTTTGataatgttatgaaaaacaTCCATTTGCTACTTTCCCCCTTAAAAATCATTCTCACGGTCAGACACCTTCACTGTTTACCTTTTTCCATACAGAAAACATCCCGCTCAACTGATAACAATTGAATCAAACATACCGAAGCGAGAGCGATAAAAATCGTAAACATCGGCACGCGccacatttttaatttcacacaTTCATGACTTCATTATTTAATATTCATCTTCCGAGCGCCGAACGCCCCTTTTCCAAAATCCCACACTCTTTCCATTTCGAGCCTAGAACTCCGGCACGAGGTCGTCAATGGGCCTGCTGCCGGCTATTAGCATTATCCGGAGATCAGTTGAAACGTACACCTCACCCCTGCTGGTGGCCTGATTCATCTCCAACAAAAGCTAGGATACAGGCCTCCGGGCGGGGTGGACCTGCCGTTTAAATCAATATGTCCCAAAGTCCCACGTGGCCGGCCCCGGTACCCTGCAGGAGAATCAACAAATTGCTAACTGCCTCCCACCCTCTGGTGTGACCGACGACGACACGTGACTTTGTGCGCGCTCGGCTGTAAACAGTAGAATTAATATATTAAACTACAAACAGTTTAACGGTTGAGCAAAATTTACAAACATCCCGCTCGTATCGGTTCGGGAAAATCTCAAACGGTTCATGACCACCACCGGTGACGAGGGCCGCCCCTTTTCGCCACACATTCAGGAGGAGGACGCGCCTCTTCCCTTGAAAGAGTGTTTTACTTTTGATGTGTAGCATATTTTTATAACTGTATCAATACAACCGAACCGGAAGGAACCAAAAGAGCGAAGGTCCTCGCTAGGAGTTAGGGtggttgtttgaaaaagttgtctatatttttttttgggaacatcatgaaaaaaaattaacacaattaaagaaaacaatagaaaaaacATGGAAACATCAGACAATTTAACAACAATACACTGGgagcttttttacattttttacttaCTCCCCCTCACCTCGtttcaaattttgctaaaaattaggaaaaaaacatttcctaaaaaaaatcgtttgtttAATCGATTGTGCAATTGTGTTAcagtagcataactgtaataaTTTTGGAAATAAGAGCAAAGCACAGCCTGTGATTTGatcatttgaaataaaaaacaaagtttgtgaggaaaaaaaatcaaagtatttaTAACACTGTTTTTTACTATGAAGTTGGCATACATTCAAATAGCAAGTTAATGACAATTATGAAACTTTTGATTCTTTGATCCGCGTGAATGCatcaaatcattttaaaataagcaAAGCACGAGTTAATTTTTTCCATTTCTTTCTTGTAGGAACAACCCTAGTGCGAGTCTAGAGCGCACAATGCTAATATCTCTGGCAAAGAGATCAGCAGAGGTCGGTCCCAGCCATCCCAGCAAATATCAAAGGCAAACGGGCAAACGCACCTCACCGGAAAACGATTCACTTTAGGCGGCAAGTCGTGAATCGTGCACAAAGCGGCTAGATATTTGCGTTGCGCCCGGTGAATGATTAAAGATAATAAAATGGTTAGAAAATTGCTTTTTAAAGCCGGGAAATCGTCATGGTTTCTCGTGGGGAAAACAAACGCACGGGTGAAAATGGCGAGACACGTGGCGCTGACTTCTGCAAGGCTTATTGGCACGTGATTCGAGCTCATCTTTTGTGCGACTTCGGGCGCATTATACGTTTTTATATTGGACGATCTCAAACAGACAGGTATCTTTAGCAATGTAGCTAGATTCTTTAGTGCTaatatagtagtttatgcaacaagttgcaaaaagaggattttttcagcacgagtcgtacatttatccaacgaggttcaccgagttggataaatacgaagagtgctaaaaaaattaagttttgcaacgagttccatacaacattttttgcaatttcgaaaaacacccataagtgaaatttgaagtcaaattttcatgtattttgtcaataaatcgcttaaatcaaaaaaatgttgaaaagtgttacttttcgaaacaagagcggaaaagttcaacttttcaacacccatttcagtgctgaaaagtagaacttttcagcatttgttttgaaaagtgttgctattcgattcagttatttttggtacataaatgtaggctatttcgtcgttcaagagtgACAGAAAAagcaagtagtttcacgacggaattgcaaaaaaatattttttcacacaCTTATAGAAGACTTCTTGACCTATTTTAATCCTTttaggcctgaattttcaaaaaaaaattttagttaaTAATGGGAAAATGATCCTGAagaccatacaaaaattataggctactttagaaaactttgatttttgggtcatatatgacccatcatgTATAACataaataggtcctataaacatatgaaactcTAGACTTGAACAACACGATAAAATGTTAAGCATTAAAAGCTGTACTTAAAGGAACCCTTAACCCCTTACCAGCCATGCCTAAATCTGTATAAaactgtattttacagatttttagatctcaaaaatcccaaaaatctgTACATAGCGGCtatatttgaaagtttcaacAATGGTTATGGtttaatacaataaaaaaaagcttaaatctgttgttaatttttataaaatatcttGTGTGGCTTCGAATTCGAcaagatacagataaaatacagatttattttcaagaaaatacatATCTCCCACaaaataatctggcaacgtTGCCCCTTACCCGTTGGAAAAACTTTATTTCTGAGCAcaaaaagtcattttaattttcaaattctgatgaaaaattgttagaaaagacatattttgcatgcattctcttaaaactgactgtttatactaaatcctgatgatatttctaaatttccagcttattacatgatttttgccggcaataacaaaaataatatggtactaagtgaccggatttcgaatcatgacgttatttaggTTCAATCAAATATCTAatgatttttgacaaattttaatgtacagtactgcaaaaagtttttttttctgtaatttttttttttcgtcaaatcttacatttatgaaaaactgaGGTCGAGAGGAGCTGATCGAGTTCGGATCGTCGTCGCGTTTTCTTGTctttgaaatgagttttttttgtgatttgattCGGTCGGATCGCCTGCTGAAGTGTGTTAATCGGTTCTGGAACGTCCCGGGAGCGTCGCGATTGTGTTGGATGTGCTAGTGGCCGGTTCTGGGACGCggattttgcttttttcaatcGGTTTAAATGAGCGATTTCGTCGTCATTTTTCAACGCGTTGTGGCTTGCTTGGTGTACCTTGTTGGTGTTAGTGGAAAGGAAACTTGTAACACGCACACCAAGATATTTCTAAGCGGTGTTTGCTGTGAAAGTCGAAACACTGATGAAAGCGGGGAGAGTGGAAGAGGGTTTTTTCGGAGAGTGAGCGAGAGCATGAAATAGAAGCGAAAAGAAATTTGAGAGGCTTCTTTGCCAGTGTGCATAGTGTGGGTGGGGTAACATGGGGTGGTGATTTTAAATCAGTAACGACAATTTTGTCAGCGTCGCTCTCCACGGAACAATGTGTGGCAGTGTTGGTGTAAGCTGTCTGAAAATGGAGTCGGCTAACAACAACAGGTTGACTTGGCGGCGTATTTCCTAGGCCGTTGATGGAGTTGCGGGCAGCAGAACCGGGTGAGCCAGTTCCAATAGGAATTATTCTGAGAGATGAGAATGTGAATGCGTGTATGGGGATGCGTGAGTGTATGCGAGAAAGGGATTGAGCCGGCACAACTGATCTAGACAACTTTGTTGTGATCTCATTTGGACAGTGTTGCCAAAGACTTGGATGTTTCAAATAAGaaacttttttattaatttcttttTGCCCTTTATCTATAAAAACATCTTTCTTAATAAGTATGCTAACAAGTAACATGTATTTCAACATTTGTAAAAAAGGTTAACTAATTCAAAATTAGGTTTCTTTTATTTGTTCTAAATAtatactttttcaatagttctcCTTGTTCCGGCTCATTGAAGGATGTGTGTGCCATAAAATCTTtcgttattattttaaataatttaacaatcaGTTTTTCAGCTTTGAGTAGTTTGTTTGAGCACGTGAGTGCCACTCACTGAGTAGTGAGCATTGACAGCCACTTATCTGGAATTATAGATAATCAACTATTGCTGGAAATTCTACCCAATTTAGGGTactttgttatttttgatttttgcattacaggctgttttcattatattgatgactttcaaaaataatttaaagtctaatttaaaaatcttactcGCTGTAATGTTGaagtcaaaaaatgtaaattagttTATGTGTGTATGAGAGTGTGAATGAGTTTATTTGttctttttattatttagccccataaatattaaaaccgcgtaaaatctacaaaatcggtcgataAATCCAAATCATATTTTATCGAGAATAATCGTTATATGGtcattatttaataattaagtATACGCGTTCTTGATTATTTTGCTTTCGTTAGtcaagttcgtttaagttattgttttaatttcattacaatcggttacgtggtgtcctgttttcttttcgtttatattcgttgatcgtaataatttattccaacaggcagttttagtattaactcggcaaactatcgattttttgaagagtaaatcgtcttttatttactatttttgaaatttgctcgcgtaatctaaattgtacaaacagtaaaaatatactgataagtccagcccatagcactactgctcggttggcacgcgttcgattaaacaaactttctaaataatcaataatttatctttccgcagccggctgcctaagatttaaaaatttcaaccgataaacaaaatgctcatggtcacatcactgccactcgtgaatcccgacctcatacccatctactaaccccctcaaaactcatgtgatactttgtcggagaagcagtcgattgggcggtctctatcactcaagtatcggactaacattcccatccacttccccgtgactctaccactggtcgtggccggcgccggtattgatcagcatgataggggcctttgagaagttgcgaagcgaggaaagatagctcccacttatcttccatggctcgtggatgtaacttctggaggtcctggtcaataacggagtagcaactgcgggtgggcacctatgcttatgcttatgctaaatcttacatttatgaaaaactaCTGTTCCAGGCCAAAGCTGAGGACCTAATCTGctcctttttttcattcaaagatATTGCAGGCaaagaataaaatttcaactaGAAAATTTTGTAGCAAAACGCACATTCTTTAAAGGATACAAAAAATCGGTCATGTTATTTTTCTTTTGCTGATAAAATTGGACCATAAATTGGCTTTTAAATTAATGTAAAGACATAATGTTTGCCCtacattgttttgaaaatcggtAAAAAACCAAAAGAGGTTAAAGCTCAACAGGACTTATACTTATTCTGTAGTCAAACAAGTGAAGGTTGAGCCTCCATTTTTTAGGCCAATACTATGGTTTGATAACACATTTTTGCAAgttgtaaaaaatttcaaaaggattGGAAATAAAATCCTATCAAATTAAAGATCCAATCCATTCCATAACTTTGCTTGCCTCCCAACAGGAATATACATTTCCTTCGGTTTCATTTCCCTTCTCCGGTGCAGGACTCTCGagttgatttttattaaaaatttacaaagcgAATAAAATGCGAACAAATCGTCGTTCTGTCTGCTCGCACCCGGACTCGAAATTGGACCCTCCGCTCGAACTCAATGGCACAATTGGAGGCGATGAGACTGCAGCTTGGGATGTGATTCAACAGGACTAGAAATTGGCGCGGCAGGATGGGCGAGAAAAAAATGCTGGAAATTCCTCTCCTTTTTATATTCTTTGAAGGCGGCACAGCAGCAGAAAAACGCCACCAAAAAGCCAGGCCCAAACGAGCGGAAAAACAACCCTTGTTAGTACTCGACTTGGAGGGAAACGCGatacggatatgttttaagatgAGGAAAAATGGAAGCAGTTCAGTCGCTGGAACGAGAAACGGTCGCGTCGTTAAGCAGAACTCGCAAACAACTTAAGGTGGGtacttgcgtttttttttttttttgcttttcacgAGTGGtgccattttttcatatttattcaaACAACGTGTTTTGAATCGAAAGACTAGCTTTAGGGATTAATGTTTGCATAGAAGTTTTATTCACTCTCTCCTTAGAATAGTCGAGATACTGAAAACAGCTTACCAGAAAAAAACAGCCAAATGTTTACCtgtctattttatttattacagAAGTTACTATTATCATAAGATTTTCTGTATTATTATGATATTGATAAATCACTCAAACTGTCAAAGTTTGGATAccaattttttggtattttgtggTATTTTAGTTGTTTACAATGTTTAATGTTCCATCGAAACTAATGCATttattaatctttttttatCCTAATGAGGTGATTCCTGAATCGCAAACTTATTTCCCATTTGGTTGCACggttttatttattattcaaaactttaataaagaaaatgcatttaaggtctcgtggcgcggtggttagccgCTTCGGCGGCGATCCcttagttgctatggggcgcgggttcgattcccgccttatcctcctggtctTCTattggatggggaagtaaaacgtcggtccatttgcgtagaAGAGGTTTTGGgggactcaccacacataaccttcggacgcctagaaatgagcagaaacttgcaacagagaccataaaagacccgggggtcgatAATGTtgattgctgtttttttttgcattggatTGGT from Culex quinquefasciatus strain JHB chromosome 3, VPISU_Cqui_1.0_pri_paternal, whole genome shotgun sequence includes:
- the LOC119769195 gene encoding SRSF protein kinase 1-like, encoding MVWLSWDLDERRYVRLKIVKSSQQLTNTAKDEIQIDAERRSEAKQDGALLNDFRITGIKGTHICLVFEELGHSLPKFFLKSNYRGIPLPNEKSTVRQVLEGLDYLIHTDIKPSNRQTELIRQQLEHHPSSMTADYQRLLPNGDRRGRIRCTAQKPSSNPSALTSLDAYTSNNNDDVLGSEKTSSADSPKPVTTASAMRILHSQKPPSTSASPGEKCCPTLWNVRTLPCTRITYGMIASPARKAQPKQIVPTVKPTPVAGC